The sequence TGCGGGCGGGTCTTGTTGACTGCGCGCTACCGCTGACAGGTCTGTGCGCTCCGAGATTCGATAGACGTTCTTGCCCGCGCGCTTGGCCTCGTACAAAGCCAGGTCCGCGCTCTTCATCAGCGTGTCCGCGTCCTCGCCATGGACGGGATAGATACTGACACCTGCGCTGGTGGTTATGCTGACGGTATGTCCCTCGATGTCATAGGGTTGCGACACTGCCTTGATCACTTTTAACGCCACCGTGGCCGCATAGTCGTTACCGCTGATGTGCCACAGCGCTATTATGAATTCGTCACCGCCCAGGCGCGCCACCGTATCCTCTTCGCGCAC is a genomic window of Nitrospirota bacterium containing:
- a CDS encoding GGDEF domain-containing protein encodes the protein VREEDTVARLGGDEFIIALWHISGNDYAATVALKVIKAVSQPYDIEGHTVSITTSAGVSIYPVHGEDADTLMKSADLALYEAKRAGKNVYRISERTDLSAVARSQQDPPAFSTPLPDASEKMKDDQ